A single genomic interval of Anopheles marshallii chromosome 2, idAnoMarsDA_429_01, whole genome shotgun sequence harbors:
- the LOC128709989 gene encoding mucin-2-like translates to MSFEGNDNSILQFNRRMWQYCQKNQLLALFIHQTVMQSQDIQLIGQQFISITTDTPTSSTAPTTTTTAPTTTTTAPTTTPTTTPTTTTPTTTPTTTVTTTTTTDSTTLSTTTPGTTTTRKHGGTTEKDDETTPGTTTTRKHGGTTEKDDETTPGTTTTRKHGGTTEKDDETTPGTTTTRKHGGTTEKDDETTPGTTTTRKHGGTTEKDDETTPGTTTTRKHGGTTEKDDETTPGTTTTRKHGGTTEKDDETTPGTTTTRKHGGTTEKDDETTPGTTTTRKHGGTTEKDDETTPGTTTTRKHGGTTEKDDATTPRTTTTRKHDGTIEKDDATTPGTTTTPTTTTNTITTTPTTTSTTTTTHTITETTSTSTTTATPTTTEMTPTTTTATTPTTTTTPTTTETTPTTTTTTTPTTATTPTTTETTPTTTTTTTPTTTTTTTPTTTETTSTSTTTTTPTTTEMTSTTTTTTTPTTTTTPTTTETTPTTTTTTISTTTETTPTTTTSTTPTTTTATTPTTTEMTPTTTTTTTPTTTTTPTTTTTPTTTETTPTTTTTTTPTTTTTPTTTETTPTTTTTTTPTTTTTTTPTTTTTTTTSETTSTSTTTTTPTTTEMTSTTTTTTTPTTTTTPTTTETTPTTTTTTTPTTTTTTSTSTTTTTPTTTETTPTTTTTTAPTTTTTTTPTTMTTTTTTETTPTTTTTTMPTTTTTTPTSTTTTAPTTSETTPTTTTTTTPTTTETIPTTTTTTTPTTTTATTPTTTTTTTTTETTSASTTTTTPTTTETTPTTTTTTTPTTTMTPTTTETTPTTITTTTPTTTTTTTPTTTTPTTPTTTTTTTPATTTTTTPTTTTTTTPTTTTTTTPTTTTTTTPITTTTPVTTTHTSTTSSTTTTTTTSTTPTTTTTTTSSTTNKNEKTTSTTTDSTTLDTTTTTKKNDKTTPTTTTSTTSATTTTTKRSRP, encoded by the exons ATGTCGTTCGAAGGAAACGACAACTCAATCCTGCAATTCAATCGACGCATGTGGCAGTACTGCCAGAAAAATCAGCTGCTCGCGCTTTTCATCCACCAAACAGTGATGCAGTCGCAGGATATCCAATTAATCGGCCAGCAATT TATCTCGATAACAACAGACACTCCAACTTCTTCGACGGCTCCTACTACCACAACGACTGCTCCTACTACCACAACGACTGCTCCTACTACTACGCCAACTACTACACCCACAACTACAACACCTACTACCACGCCAACTACTACAGTTACAACAACCACGACAACTGATTCTACTACACTTAGTACTACGACACCTGGAACGACAACTACTCGTAAACATGGTGGAACTACTGAAAAAGACGATGAAACGACACCTGGAACGACTACTACTCGTAAACATGGTGGAACTACTGAAAAAGACGATGAAACTACGCCTGGAACGACAACTACTCGTAAACATGGTGGAACTACTGAAAAAGACGATGAAACGACACCTGGAACGACTACTACTCGTAAACATGGTGGAACTACTGAAAAAGACGATGAAACGACACCTGGGACGACTACAACTCGTAAACATGGTGGAACTACTGAAAAAGACGATGAAACGACACCTGGAACGACAACTACTCGTAAACATGGTGGAACTACTGAAAAAGACGATGAAACGACACCTGGAACGACTACTACTCGTAAACATGGTGGAACTACTGAAAAAGACGATGAAACGACACCTGGGACGACTACAACTCGTAAACATGGTGGAACTACTGAAAAAGACGATGAAACGACACCTGGAACAACCACAACTCGTAAACATGGTGGAACTACTGAAAAAGACGATGAAACGACACCTGGAACGACAACTACTCGTAAACATGGTGGAACTACTGAAAAAGACGACGCAACGACACCTAGAACTACTACTACTCGTAAACATGATGGAACTATTGAAAAAGACGATGCAACGACACCTGGAACTACTACTACTC CTACTACAACTACTAACACCATCACGACGACACCTACTACCACATCAACTACCACGACGACTCATACTATTACTGAAACGACATCTACTTCAACTACCACGGCGACTCCTACTACTACTGAAATGACAccaactacaacaacagcGACGACTCCTACTACCACCACGACTCCTACTACTACTGAAACGACaccaactacaacaacaacgacgactCCTACTACCGCCACGACTCCTACTACTACTGAAACGACaccaactacaacaacaacgacgacgCCTACTACAACTACCACGACGACTCCTACTACTACTGAAACGACATCTACTTCAACCACCACGACGACTCCTACTACTACTGAAATGACatcaactacaacaacaacgacgactCCTACTACCACGACGACTCCTACTACTACTGAAAcgacaccaacaacaacgacaacgacgatTTCTACTACTACTGAAACGACACCAACTACAACAACATCGACGACGCCTACTACAACTACCGCGACGACTCCTACTACTACTGAAATGACaccaactacaacaacaacgacgactCCTACTACCACCACGACTcctactaccaccactactCCTACTACTACTGAAACGACaccaactacaacaacaacgacgactCCTACTACCACCACGACTCCTACTACTACTGAAACGACaccaactacaacaacaacgacgacgCCTACTACAACTACCACGACTACTCCTACTACCACGACGACTACTACTACCTCTGAAACGACATCTACTTCAACTACCACGACGACTCCTACTACTACTGAAATGACatcaactacaacaacaacgaccacTCCTACTACCACGACGACTCCTACTACTACTGAAACGACaccaactacaacaacaacgacgacgcctactactactaccacgaCATCAACTTCAACTACCACCACGACTCCTACTACTACTGAAACGACaccaactacaacaacaacgacggcgCCTACTACAACTACCACGACAACTCCTACTACCATgacaactactactactactgaaaCGACaccaactacaacaacaacgacgatgcctactactactaccacgaCACCAACTTCAACTACCACCACGGCTCCTACTACTAGCGAAACGACaccaactacaacaacaacgacgactCCTACTACTACTGAAACGATaccaactacaacaacaacgacgacaCCTACTACAACTACCGCGACGACTCCTACTACCACGAcgactactactactactgaaaCGACATCTGCTTCAACTACCACGACGACTCCTACTACTACTGAAACGACACCAACTACAACTACCACGACGACTCCTACTACAACAATGACTCCTACTACTACTGAAACGacaccaacaacaataacaacgacGACTCCTACTACAACTACCACGACGACTCCTACTACAACTACCCCGACGACTCCTACTACAACTACAACGACGACTcctgctactactaccacgACGActcctactactactaccacgaCTACTCCAACCACTACTACCACGACGACTCCTACtacaaccacaacaacgaCACCTATTACTACAACTACCCCTGTTACTACTACGCATACATCTACTACTTCGTCAACTACTACTACAACAACTACCAGTACGACAcctactactaccaccactaccacatCTTCTACTactaacaaaaatgaaaagacaACTTCTACCACTACTGATTCTACTACTCTAGACacaactactactaccaaGAAAAATGATAAGACTACTCCTACCACCACAACCTCCACTACTTCTGCTACAACTACTACCACTAAAAGATCCCGTCCATAG
- the LOC128719172 gene encoding uncharacterized protein LOC128719172, producing MKVSYAATVLWWVMSLILTRESVAERPTFRIIAPEFICHPAEDYRSHQDNGNATVDITRENSTQPSRQLTIGFQTNGGQRLHYRVKTYFTLLGDTGFISQRHTVGLWRAVRQLEQRVRRDSDMIAQNGQMTIGTDELLPGVVYSFGVVAVDADGVESEEQNFTMTYRNVDQGASFEHGGSSRSGDDVSLLMLGAEKTYADVEYIVTAQLIFCRRRTDYYFRWNIASMNESELSAVAMERSKTLRVPAGSFLPGQQYEIQVSVFSTSTVDEVIAKTHMAITILRRDPEVVLLPADAIVGIDQAVQLRSYASGGEVVWSCQKEGVDGNCDDTFEISDGDAVVSFYREGQYHVKVSVANGSGQKAESQSLLTVHPKVTPTVKILQWSQYPAVAREPFELLVSVAGLVPNCYSNWTIVQGEDGFASFDAAQLPKNATLGGLLIRDIEENFLSELVDYGNDTVVKDVVLSIPAGTATGPWQGLEPDVRYKFRLQTVCPEPIDDSKTAGQQMHRKQVNSHWTFVLETNGAPEVLPIEVSPESNGTALKTTFKISTGIAKDTERDYPLRYSVWYVADGVDINVATAYEITSAETILPYTKTGYVGTYITVCDSRDACTKAIGPNVFIAPGVEPSVAEISDAFEAMERFFDRLNYRDALKCAFELLITLRNRHSPQYEGAYRRFVELLQQSIAHIRKVYGETTYLSDASIQEFITQAKPILDLEESTNHELFQQLLELMDPSLDATAPRSRRSPQTTPLHATESTTKINTKLSLMESLTVSKNVSVASQARTSLLSFVHQATRNYCTIESHHVYVGQLITLEMNRYRSLSEVNFRRVPVPNNVLLSAPTGRVQLLDGFPETEYYCFGRIYYARDLFVQKEVHELDLGFYEAFVLSVEKGGMWTLVDWKSDYFLWSLDGRRLPNVTCQLWTDNAWSSKHCVTVETVTDEVRCNCTQMAYLRISNETETVSNKSLSRNTTTESPAMTSGTEPSLESTVAPEHGNFSEAVTVASDPTTTSWSPSVSLTANTSDVVTATESDMLTLGSIVDNATEPTESFPVAPPSNTSIGDNGPSALLQGGNETGKPVLHNQTLEVSSIGYTIAGALAIASLAMVVLTVIYRRRKAVLRLADELHTVPSRTRTQPSPHVRYARFQDEHNMTGDNVSTISDVLTI from the exons ATGAAGGTTAGCTACGCTGCTACGGTGTTATGGTGGGTGATGTCGCTGATCCTGACGAGAGAATCCGTGGCG GAAAGACCAACGTTTCGCATTATTGCACCGGAGTTTATCTGTCATCCCGCCGAAGACTATAGAAGCCACCAGGATAATGGCAATGCAACGGTGGACATCACCCGTGAGAATTCCACACAACCCTCACGCCAACTAACGATCGG CTTCCAGACGAATGGCGGCCAACGTTTGCATTACCGTGTGAAAACGTACTTCACGCTGCTCGGTGACACCGGATTCATCAGCCAACGGCACACGGTTGGGCTGTGGCGTGCCGTACGACAGCTGGAGCAGCGTGTCCGGCGCGATAGCGACATGATCGCCCAGAACGGTCAGATGACGATCGGTACCGACGAGTTGCTACCGGGTGTCGTATACTCGTTCGGTGTCGTCGCCGTGGATGCCGATGGTGTGGAAAGCGAGGAGCAAAACTTTACCATGACCTACCGGAACGTGGACCAGGGTGCCTCGTTCGAACACGGCGGATCGTCCAGAAGCGGTGACGACGTGTCACTGCTGATGCTTGGCGCCGAGAAAACGTACGCGGACGTGGAGTACATCGTCACTGCCCAGCTTATCTTCTGTCGGCGGCGGACGGATTACTACTTTCGCTGGAATATTGCATCGATGAACGAAAGTGAGCTAAGCGCTGTCGCTATGGAGCGTTCCAAAACGCTGCGAGTACCTGCGGGAAGTTTTCTCCCCGGGCAACAGTACGAAATCCAAGTGTCCGTGTTTTCGACATCCACTGTGGACGAGGTTATTGCCAAGACACACATGGCGATAACCATTTTGCGACGTGATCCGGAGGTGGTTCTGTTACCAGCCGATGCAATAGTGGGTATTGATCAAGCCGTTCAGTTACGATCGTATGCATCGGGCGGAGAAGTGGTGTGGTCATGCCAGAAGGAAGGCGTCGACGGGAACTGTGACGATACGTTCGAAATTAGTGATGGTGATGCGGTGGTTAGCTTTTACAGAGAAGGACAATACCACGTAAAAGTCTCCGTTGCTAATGGCTCTGGCCAGAAAGCTGAGTCTCAATCGTTGTTGACCGTGCACCCGAAAGTGACTCCTACCGTAAAGATACTGCAATGGTCTCAGTATCCGGCCGTTGCCCGCGAACCATTCGAGCTTCTCGTGAGCGTTGCTGGGTTGGTGCCGAACTGCTACTCGAACTGGACGATTGTGCAGGGAGAAGATGGTTTTGCTTCCTTCGATGCAGCTCAGCTACCTAAGAATGCCACTTTGGGTGGATTGCTCATTCGGGACATTGAGGAAAACTTTCTCTCCGAGCTGGTCGACTACGGCAACGATACTGTCGTGAAGGATGTCGTACTGTCCATTCCGGCAGGTACAGCGACAGGGCCTTGGCAAGGACTCGAACCGGATGTGCGCTATAAGTTTCGTTTGCAGACGGTCTGCCCTGAACCGATCGACGATAGCAAAACGGCGGGCCAGCAGATGCACCGTAAACAGGTGAACAGTCACTGGACGTTCGTGCTGGAGACTAATGGTGCTCCCGAAGTGCTACCGATCGAAGTTTCGCCGGAGAGCAATGGAACGGCGCTGAAAACTACCTTCAAGATATCCACCGGGATAGCGAAGGATACGGAACGAGATTATCCCTTGCGGTACAGTGTCTGGTATGTTGCCGATGGGGTGGATATAAATGTTGCCACCGCGTACGAGATAACATCAGCGGAAACCATTCTACCGTACACAAAAACTGGATACGTTGGAACGTATATAACGGTGTGCGATTCACGAGATGCATGCACGAAGGCCATTGGTCCGAATGTTTTCATCGCACCGGGCGTAGAACCGTCGGTAGCAGAGATTTCCGATGCGTTTGAAGCGATGGAGAGATTTTTCGATCGGCTCAACTACCGCGATGCACTTAAGTGTGCCTTTGAGCTGTTGATAACACTGCGCAACCGCCACTCACCTCAGTACGAAGGTGCGTATCGACGGTTTGTCGAGCTGCTACAACAATCCATCGCACACATCCGGAAGGTGTACGGCGAAACCACGTATCTGTCCGATGCGTCCATACAGGAGTTTATCACGCAAGCGAAACCCATCCTGGATCTGGAGGAATCGACCAATCACGAACTGTTCCAGCAGCTGCTGGAATTAATGGATCCATCACTGGACGCAACCGCACCACGCAGCAGACGTTCCCCGCAAACAACGCCACTGCATGCTACGGAAAGCACCACCAAAATCAACACCAAACTGTCCCTAATGGAAAGTCTGACCGTGTCGAAAAATGTTTCCGTCGCCAGCCAGGCACGCACTAGTCTGCTCAGTTTCGTGCATCAAGCCACCAGAAACTATTGCACGATCGAGTCACACCACGTTTATGTAGGGCAACTGATCACGTTGGAAATGAACCGATACCGCAGCCTTTCGGAGGTAAACTTTCGACGCGTGCCAGTTCCGAACAATGTTCTGCTCAGTGCGCCCACGGGCCGTGTACAACTACTGGATGGCTTTCCGGAAACGGAGTACTACTGCTTCGGTCGTATATACTACGCGCGTGATCTGTTTGTTCAAAAGGAAGTGCACGAGTTGGATTTGGGCTTTTATGAAGCCTTCGTACTGTCCGTGGAGAAGGGTGGTATGTGGACACTGGTAGACTGGAAAAGTGATTACTTCCTGTGGTCACTGGATGGGAGACGATTACCGAACGTGACG TGTCAACTTTGGACCGACAATGCTTGGAGCAGCAAGCACTGCGTCACGGTGGAAACTGTCACGGATGAGGTGCGATGTAATTGTACTCAGATGGCATACTTAAG AATATCCAATGAAACGGAGACTGTTTCAAATAAGTCATTGAGCCGAAATACAACTACAGAGTCACCTGCGATGACTAGTGGGACAGAACCATCGCTGGAGTCTACAGTCGCACCGGAACACGGTAACTTTTCCGAAGCAGTAACTGTAGCGTCCGATCCGACAACGACTTCTTGGTCGCCAAGCGTAAGCCTTACCGCAAACACGTCCGATGTTGTAACTGCTACCGAAAGTGATATGCTGACGCTGGGGTCGATAGTGGACAACGCGACAGAACCAACGGAAAGCTTTCCCGTTGCACCACCATCGAACACGTCCATCGGCGATAATGGACCCAGCGCTCTACTGCAAGGTGGTAACGAAACCGGAAAACCCGTGTTACACAACCAAACGTTGGAAGTTTCCTCGATCGGGTACACGATCGCAGGAGCGCTGGCAATCGCGTCACTGGCTATGGTGGTGCTGACTGTGATCTATCGGCGGCGTAAGGCAGTGTTGCGGTTGGCCGATGAGCTACACACCGTACCGTCTAGAACTCGCACACAACCGTCACCACACGTACGGTACGCTCGGTTTCAAGACGAACACAACATGACCGGTGACAACGTGTCTACCATCTCGGACGTACTGACTATCTAA
- the LOC128719174 gene encoding L-dopachrome tautomerase yellow-f2-like, translated as MSKLTVFHLVLVVGLVGVLLQLASAEKLQLVYQWAQLSSSSKSDPSQNVLFSADTVASGEDKYNTYGNLPMGVTHHKGFLYVTIPRRRPGIPATLNVIDMARNPSVKDPTLDPYPNLLVNTLRNDFTADPKRIISVYRTQVDRCDRLWFVDTGYLEYPGGAGRQVQRPALWVIDLTINRSVRRYEIPPEMVEFGYGIPNIEVDVDEEDCGRAYAYIPDYEWRRLYVYGLNESRMWRFEHNYFSFEPRYGDFNIAGQQFTWYDGIFSVAVGGRLANSTTERTVYLHAMASVSEIAVSNRVLQNETLAKLGNGAYGRAFHHLGARGPNTQSSSHAYDRKTGTLFYAEINRNSIGCWNTHRQFTPENHGIVHLDNEEMIYPADLRIDNNGDLWVISNRLPIWIYSELNRTDVNYRIWRQTASRAVAGTICA; from the exons ATGAGTAAACTTACGGTGTTTCACCTTGTTCTAGTGGTAGGTTTAGTTGGTGTACTGCTGCAGTTGGCATCGGCGGAAAAGCTTCAACTCGTTTACCAATGGGCACAGCTAAGCTCCAGCAGCAAGAGTGATC CCTCACAAAATGTACTGTTTTCGGCCGATACTGTCGCGTCCGGTGAGGATAAATACAATACGTACGGAAACCTGCCGATGGGAGTGACACACCACAAAGGCTTCCTGTACGTAACGATACCCCGACGGCGGCCCGGCATACCGGCCACCTTGAACGTTATCGACATGGCACGCAATCCCTCCGTGAAAGATCCTACGCTGGATCCGTATCCGAATCTGTTGGTCAACACACTGCGG AACGATTTTACTGCCGATCCGAAGCGCATCATCTCGGTCTATCGGACACAGGTCGATCGTTGCGATCGTCTCTGGTTCGTCGATACCGGTTACCTTGAGTATCCGGGTGGTGCCGGTCGTCAGGTACAGCGGCCCGCGCTGTGGGTTATCGATTTGACCATTAACCGCAGTGTGCGACGGTACGAAATACCGCCGGAAATGGTTGAATTTGGATACGGCATTCCTAACATCGAGGTGGACGTTGATGAGGAGGACTGTGGCCGCGCATACGCGTACATTCCCGATTACGAGTGGCGTCGGCTGTACGTGTACGGGTTGAATGAAAGCCGGATGTGGCGTTTCGAGCATAATTACTTTTCCTTCGAACCCCGGTACGGTGATTTTAATATCGCCGGGCAACAGTTCACCTGGTACGATGGTATCTTCTCCGTGGCTGTCGGTGGACGGTTGGCCAACAGTACTACCGAACGTACCGTGTACTTGCATGCGATGGCTTCGGTTAGCGAAATCGCTGTATCGAATCGCGTGCTGCAGAATGAAACGCTGGCAAAGCTTGGTAACGGTGCATATGGAAGAGCTTTTCACCATCTCGGTGCCCGGGGTCCGAACACGCAAAGTTCCAGCCATGCGTACGACCGCAAAACGGGGACACTTTTCTATGCGGAAATAAACCGTAATTCGATCGGTTGCTGGAACACACATCGGCAATTTACGCCGGAAAACCATGGCATCGTGCATCTGGACAATGAAGAGATGATTTATCCTGCAGATCTACGG attgataACAACGGTGATCTGTGGGTCATTTCCAATCGGCTTCCTATCTGGATCTACTCCGAGCTGAACCGGACCGATGTGAACTACCGAATTTGGCGCCAGACAGCGTCTCGTGCTGTTGCTGGAACAATCTGTGCATAA